CATCGCACCGAACGGAGCGATCTCGACCATCGCGACGTTTCCCGGGCGCGATATCGGCGGCGGATTTCCCTGGGATGCCGTTCCGACCGGACTGGCAGTCGGGCCGGACGGCAACTATTACGTCGGCCAGTTGACCGGCTTTCCCTTTACGCCCGGGGCCGCGCAGATCTACCAAGTCCAGCCGGACGGGGACGTATCGACGTTCGCAAGCGGCTTCACTCAAATCACCTCGCTGGAATTCGGCAGTGACGGCAGCCTTTGCGTGCTCGAGTTCGACGCGAACGGCTTGCAGGTTCCGGGCGATGCGGGCGCGTTGACGCGAATCGCACCCGATGGGTCGCGCACGACGATCTACAGCGACGGGCTCGAGCATGCAACCGGCCTGGCCATCGGTCCGGACGGCGCTTTCTATGTATCCAACTTCGGCTCGCAGGCGGGAACCGGCGAGGTCCTGCGAATTGCCGCGATTCCCGAACCGGAAACTTACGCACTCATGCTCGCTGGGTTGCTCGCGGTCGCGGGGATGGCGCGCAGGCGCAGCGCGCAACCCTCCTCGTGTAGAGGAGGGTGCGCTTGAATACTCCCCTCCTTGGCGAGGAGGGGCGGGACGCGGACAGCGCGGACGGGGTGGTTGATCGCGCATCCAAACCCACACCACCCCGTCGGCTGCGCCGACACCCCTCCTCATGAGAGGAGGGGAATGGGCTATATGGTCCACGGGTCCGGCCGCGCGGCATCGATCTCGTAGGTTGCGATGGCCGCCGCGACCCGATCGCGCTCGATGCTGCCCTCATCGGCCAGCGCGGACAGCGCGGCCACGACGATGCTGTGGCGGTCGACTTCGAAGAAGCGGCGCAGCGCCACCCGCGTGTCGCTGCGGCCATAGCCGTCGGTGCCGAGCGCGACATAGCGGCGCGGCACCCAGGGGCGAATGAGATCCGCGACCGCCGACACGTAGTCCGATGCGGCGATGACCGGCCCGCGCGTGGGCGCAAGACAGCGCGCGACGTAGCTTTCGCGTGTCGAAGCCGGATCGAGGCGGCGGGCACGCGCCGCGGCTGCGCCATCACGGCGCAGTTCGGTGAAGCTCGTGACACTCCAGACGTGCGCGGCAACGCCCCAGTCGCGTTCGAGCAGCTCGGCCGCCGCAAGCGATTCGCGCAGGATCGGCCCGCTGCCGAGGAGCTGTACGGCCGGGCGCTTGGCATCGCTGTGCTTGGCATCGCCCCGCTTGGCATCGCTCCGCTTGGTATCGGCCCGCTTGGTATCGTCCCGCTTGGTATCGTCCCGCTTGGCACCATCCCGCTTGATATCATCCCGCTCGGTATCGCCCGCGAGCTCCGAGCGCCGCAGCAGATACATGCCCCGCCGGATGCCTTCCTCCGCGCTTTCGGGCAAGCGCGGCTGCGCGTAGTTCTCGTTGCTCACGGTCACGTAGTAGAAGACATCCTCCTGCGCCGCGAGCATGCGCCGCATGCCATCCTGGACGATGACGGCGAGCTCGTAGCCGAAGCACGGGTCGTAGGCGACGCAATTCGGAATGGTGGATGCGATCAGCTGGCTCGACCCATCCTGATGCTGCAAGCCTTCGCCGGCGAGCGTGGTGCGGCCGGCCGTCGCGCCGATGAGAAAGCCCCGGGCGCGCGAGTCGCCGGCCTGCCAGGCCAGGTCGCCGATGCGCTGGAATCCGAACATCGAATAGAAGGTGTAGAACGGCAGCATGGGCGTGCCGTGCGTGCTGTAGCTCGTGGCCGCCGCAATCCAGGAGGCCATGGCGCCCGCCTCGGTGATGCCTTCCTCGAGGATCTGCCCGTCGCGCGCCTCGCGGTAGTAGAGCAGCTCGTCGTGGTCTTCGGGCTCGTAGAGCTGACCCAGTGATGCGTAGATGCCGACCTGGCGGAACAGCGATTGCATGCCGAAGGTGCGCGCCTCGTCGGCCACGATCGGAACGATGCGTTTGCCGAGGGTCGCATCGCGCAGGAGTTGCGACAGGATGTTGACGAACACCGTCGTAGTCGATTGCTCGCGCCCCGTCGAGCGCTCGAGCATCGCGGCTATCGCGGCGAGATCGGGAACGGCGAGCTCGGGTCCGCGTCCGATGCGCTCGGGCAGATAGCCTCCGAGCGCCTGGCGGCGCGCATGCAGGTAGCGCATCTCCTGCGATTCGGGCGGCGGGCGGTGGAACGCCGCGGCGGTGACCTGCTCGTCGCCGAGCGCCAAGGCGAAGCGGTCGCGAAATTCCTTCAGCGCTTCGGCGTCGAGCTTCTTCTGTGAATGGGTGGTCATGCGGCCTTGCCCCCAGTGACCCATGCCGTAGCCCTTCTTGGTTTGCGCAAGGATGACCGTCGGCTGGCCGCGATGCGAAACCGCCGCCGAATAGGCCGCGTAGATCTTGACCGGATCGTGGCCGCCGCGGCGCAGGCGATCGATGTCGTCGTCCGACATGTGTGCGACGATCGCCTGCAGCTCCGGATACTTGTTGAAGAAGTTCTCGCGGTTGAAGCGGCCGTCGGTCGCGGCGTATTTCTGGAACTCGCCGTCCACCGTCTCGTGCAGCCGCTTGAGGATCACCTGCTCGCGGTCGCGGGCAAAGAGCGCATCCCAGTCCGAGCCCCACAGGACCTTGACGACGTTCCAGCCCGCGCCGGCGAAAAGTCCCTCCAGCTCCTGCACGATCGAGCCGTTGCCGCGTACCGGCCCGTCGAGGCGTTGCAGATTGCAGTTGACGACGAAGATCAGGTTGTCGAGCCCTTCGCGCGCCGCGAGCGAAAGTCCGGCGAGCGCCTCGGGCTCGTCCATTTCGCCGTCGCCCACGAACGCCCAGACCTTGCGCCCGGACGTATCGAGCAAACCGCGATTGGCGAGATAGCGCATGAAGCGCGCCTGATGGACCGCGGTGATCGGCCCGAGCCCCATCGAGCCGGTGGGGAACTGCCAGAACCCGGGCATGAGATACGGATGGCAGTAGGAGGTGAGACCCTTGCCGCCGGTCTCGCGCCGGTAGTTCGCGAGTTGCTCTTCGCTCAGCCGCCCCTCGAGGTAGGCCCGCGCGTAGACGCCCGGCGCCGAGTGCGGCTGGAAGTAAACCAGATCGCCCGTCTGGCCGGCCCGGAAGAAATGATTGAAGCCGACCTCGAACAGGTCGGCTGCGGAAGCGTAGCTCGCGATGTGGCCGCCCAGCTCCGCGTGCGCCGAGTTCGCCCGCACGACCATCGCCAGCGCATTCCAGCGCACCAGCCCGATCAGGCGCTGTTCGATCTCGCTGTGGCCGGGGTACTGCGGCTGCTCGGAGAGCGGGATGGTGTTGCAGTAAGGCGTATTGAAAACCGGCGGCAGCTTCACGCCTTTCGCGCGCGCCTGGTCCAGCAGCGCCCGGAGTATGAATGTCGCGCGCTCGGTCCCTTCCGCGGCGAGCATCGATTCGAACGCATCGAGCCATTCGCGCGTCTCCCCCGGATCGGGGTCGGCGGGAATCACGCGCCAGAATGCGGAGGCAATCTCGGACAGGTCGGTCATGGCAACTCTCTCGCTGCTCGGAATCCGGCCATGATAGGGCCGCAAGCCCGGTACTTGGTTTCGAAAGCGAGCGAGGAGTGGCCTGCGTGCCGCATATAATGCTGGTAACGAACGGAGTTTCGGACGATCATGCCGCAAGACACGCTTGATGCCGTCGACTGGAACATCCTGCGACGGTTGCAGGAAAACGCGCGCATCAGCAATGTCGAGCTGGCGCGCGCTGTTCACCTCTCGCCGTCTCCGTGTCTCGCCCGTGTCCGCCGGCTGGAGGAAAGCGGCTACATCAAGCGCCACGTCACGCTGCTGGATACGCTCGCGCTCGGACTCACCGTATCGGTCTTCATCCAGGTGCGCCTGGAGCGCCAGGTCGAATCCGCGCTCGAAGTGTTCGAACGCGAGATCGCGGCGCGGCCGGAGGTCATGGAGTGCTACCTGATGACCGGGGATTCGGACTATCTCTTGCGCGTGGTCGTTTCCGACGTGCAGGCGCTGGAGCGCTTCATCGTCGACTTCCTTTCCCGCATACCCGGCGTCGGGAACATCAAGTCGAGCTTTGCGCTCAAGCAGGTGAAGTACAAGACCGCGCTGCCGTTGCCGGGCGGCACCAAGCGCATGCAGGCCGTCCGGACGCGCAGGAAGTGACGCGGGACCGAATGCGGGGACGCTATTGCGGTTTGAGGTTGGCCTTGCGCGCAACCTCGGTCCATTTCGCGATCTGCGCCGAGAGGTAGCGCGTCAATTCCGCGGATGTCGTGGTTTGCGGCTGCAAGCCTTGAGTCATCAGCGCATCGCGCACTTGCGGCGCGGCGATCGCCGTCGTGAGCTCGCGGTTGAGGCGTTCGACGATCGGCTTCGGCGTCTGATCAGGCGCGAATACCGCGAGCCACAGCGTCACTTCGAAATTCCCGATGCCTGCTTCCTGCACCGTGGGCACATCGGGCAATGCCGGCGAGCGTTTGCCGCCGGTGACAGCCAGCGCGCGCAGTCTGCCCGAGCGTACGTGCGGCAGCACGGGAGCCATGGTGCCGAATTGCAGCTCGATGCGTCCGGCGACGGTGTCGACCACGGATTGCGCCGAGCTCTTGTACGCGATCGGCGTGATCTGAATGCCGGTCAGGTTCGACAGCAGCTCTCCGCCGAGCCGCGCCATGCTGGCATTGCCGACCGTTGTGTAGCGGATCTGTGCAGGCTTGGATTTCGCCAGGGCGATCAGCTCCTGCAGACTGGACGCGGCGACCGACGGATTCACGGCGAGAATGTAGGGCAGGTGGCCGATCAGGGTGATCGGCACGAAATCCTTCTCGGGGTCGTAGCCCAGATGCGGATTCAGCGCCTTCGACAGGGCATGCGTGCTGGTGGTGCCAGCGGTGAGGGTGTAACCGTCGGGCGCAGCACGCGCGCCGATCTCGACGCCGCTGGCGCCGCTGGCGCCGGCGCGATTGTCGATGACGATGGATTGGCCGAGGGCTTCGCTGACCGTCGGCGTGATGGCGCGCGCGGCGGCATCCACCGAACTGCCAGCGGGAAACGGTGCGATCAGTCGGACCGGGCGTGAGGGCCAGCTGTCCGCGGCGTGAACGTTGCACGCCAGGGTGAGCAGCGCGGCCGCGCCGAGCGGAAGCTTACGTCGAAGTCGTTTCCGCTGGCGGCCGGGATTGCCGAGGCACTGCTGGCCGGCTTTCCGCAAGTGCTTCATGCGCCGCATGGTCTCGATGCGTCCGGGATTGTCGGCCATGTCTACTTCACGATGTCCTGCAGCTCCGGGATCACCCACTTCGGCTTACGTCCCCCGTGTACCCGCTGGATGTTGTCGAAGCCGTTGCGAAAGCGATCGGTCCAGTTCTCCACCGTCGGTCCGGCCGCGTGCGGTGTCAGGATGACGTTCGACAGCACGAACAGCGGATTCTCCGGCTTGGGCGGCTCCTCGGTCATGACGTCGAGTCCGGCCATGGCAATTCGATTCGCCTTCAGCGCATCGTGCACGGCGCTCTCGTTCACGACCGGACCGCGGCAGGTATTGATCAGCACGGCCGTCGGTTTCATCAGCGCCAACTCGGCGACGCCGATCAGGTTGCGCGTGGTGTCGTCGAGCGGCACGTGCAGGGTCACGATGTCGGAGGTGCGCAGCAGCTCGGTGAAGAGCACGAATCGCACGCCCAAAGCATCCTCCTCGTCCTCGGACAGGCGCGCGATATCGTAGTACTGGATATCGACGTCGAACGCGGCCGCGCGCCGTGCCACCTTCTTGCCGATGTTGCCCAGGCCGACGATGCCGAGCCGCTTGCCGCGCAGCTCGTGCACCGGCGCCTTGCCGGATGCGCCCGAGCGCCACTGGCCCGCGCTCACGTCGGCATGCAGGCCGGTGAGCTTCTTCAGCGTCGCCAGCATCAGCATCAGGGTATGCTCGGCTACGGCGATCGCATTGGCGCCGCCGTTGTTGGCGATCGGTATGCCGGCTTTCCGGGCTGCTGCGACATCGGCCCGGTCGTAACCGGCGCTCAGCAGCTGCACCAGACGCATCTTCTTCGCTAGCGCGAAGAATTTCGCGTCGATGTTGC
The Betaproteobacteria bacterium DNA segment above includes these coding regions:
- a CDS encoding ScyD/ScyE family protein, with translation MTRRESAACPCKDECRSSMAGPFFVLMDESRRLPAGSLYIAEAGIPSGAGPSTLVRGVPNIFTQSGSITRYFNRAQTRVLTGLPSIYASDTLETIGPSDVTFGANGTLFATIGAGVNPTVRSTDLAPNGIGLGRVASLGVSHDVSGHEALHNPAGGPLDSNPWNTVAHNGALVVTDAGGNSLLSIAPNGAISTIATFPGRDIGGGFPWDAVPTGLAVGPDGNYYVGQLTGFPFTPGAAQIYQVQPDGDVSTFASGFTQITSLEFGSDGSLCVLEFDANGLQVPGDAGALTRIAPDGSRTTIYSDGLEHATGLAIGPDGAFYVSNFGSQAGTGEVLRIAAIPEPETYALMLAGLLAVAGMARRRSAQPSSCRGGCA
- the aceE gene encoding pyruvate dehydrogenase (acetyl-transferring), homodimeric type, with the translated sequence MTDLSEIASAFWRVIPADPDPGETREWLDAFESMLAAEGTERATFILRALLDQARAKGVKLPPVFNTPYCNTIPLSEQPQYPGHSEIEQRLIGLVRWNALAMVVRANSAHAELGGHIASYASAADLFEVGFNHFFRAGQTGDLVYFQPHSAPGVYARAYLEGRLSEEQLANYRRETGGKGLTSYCHPYLMPGFWQFPTGSMGLGPITAVHQARFMRYLANRGLLDTSGRKVWAFVGDGEMDEPEALAGLSLAAREGLDNLIFVVNCNLQRLDGPVRGNGSIVQELEGLFAGAGWNVVKVLWGSDWDALFARDREQVILKRLHETVDGEFQKYAATDGRFNRENFFNKYPELQAIVAHMSDDDIDRLRRGGHDPVKIYAAYSAAVSHRGQPTVILAQTKKGYGMGHWGQGRMTTHSQKKLDAEALKEFRDRFALALGDEQVTAAAFHRPPPESQEMRYLHARRQALGGYLPERIGRGPELAVPDLAAIAAMLERSTGREQSTTTVFVNILSQLLRDATLGKRIVPIVADEARTFGMQSLFRQVGIYASLGQLYEPEDHDELLYYREARDGQILEEGITEAGAMASWIAAATSYSTHGTPMLPFYTFYSMFGFQRIGDLAWQAGDSRARGFLIGATAGRTTLAGEGLQHQDGSSQLIASTIPNCVAYDPCFGYELAVIVQDGMRRMLAAQEDVFYYVTVSNENYAQPRLPESAEEGIRRGMYLLRRSELAGDTERDDIKRDGAKRDDTKRDDTKRADTKRSDAKRGDAKHSDAKRPAVQLLGSGPILRESLAAAELLERDWGVAAHVWSVTSFTELRRDGAAAARARRLDPASTRESYVARCLAPTRGPVIAASDYVSAVADLIRPWVPRRYVALGTDGYGRSDTRVALRRFFEVDRHSIVVAALSALADEGSIERDRVAAAIATYEIDAARPDPWTI
- a CDS encoding winged helix-turn-helix transcriptional regulator; the protein is MPQDTLDAVDWNILRRLQENARISNVELARAVHLSPSPCLARVRRLEESGYIKRHVTLLDTLALGLTVSVFIQVRLERQVESALEVFEREIAARPEVMECYLMTGDSDYLLRVVVSDVQALERFIVDFLSRIPGVGNIKSSFALKQVKYKTALPLPGGTKRMQAVRTRRK
- a CDS encoding tripartite tricarboxylate transporter substrate binding protein, with translation MADNPGRIETMRRMKHLRKAGQQCLGNPGRQRKRLRRKLPLGAAALLTLACNVHAADSWPSRPVRLIAPFPAGSSVDAAARAITPTVSEALGQSIVIDNRAGASGASGVEIGARAAPDGYTLTAGTTSTHALSKALNPHLGYDPEKDFVPITLIGHLPYILAVNPSVAASSLQELIALAKSKPAQIRYTTVGNASMARLGGELLSNLTGIQITPIAYKSSAQSVVDTVAGRIELQFGTMAPVLPHVRSGRLRALAVTGGKRSPALPDVPTVQEAGIGNFEVTLWLAVFAPDQTPKPIVERLNRELTTAIAAPQVRDALMTQGLQPQTTTSAELTRYLSAQIAKWTEVARKANLKPQ
- a CDS encoding lactate dehydrogenase, translated to MIDPPFVQLPARLRQPFQRYSLPSAHSATFHDNRPAPDPARRAGSARESSHTNETTRNRSMAIKILFAPNHPQPILAVALALKPPEFDLMIHDHGTPEYYRAAEEADYYLGMTRNIDAKFFALAKKMRLVQLLSAGYDRADVAAARKAGIPIANNGGANAIAVAEHTLMLMLATLKKLTGLHADVSAGQWRSGASGKAPVHELRGKRLGIVGLGNIGKKVARRAAAFDVDIQYYDIARLSEDEEDALGVRFVLFTELLRTSDIVTLHVPLDDTTRNLIGVAELALMKPTAVLINTCRGPVVNESAVHDALKANRIAMAGLDVMTEEPPKPENPLFVLSNVILTPHAAGPTVENWTDRFRNGFDNIQRVHGGRKPKWVIPELQDIVK